Below is a window of Fulvitalea axinellae DNA.
TTTTTCGGTTGAATTTGGATATTTGCGACAAGTGTTTCCTGTTTGCGGAATGCGCCAAACTCAGAATTTTAAACCCGAATAACAATATTTAGAATGTCACTCGTAGGAAAAAAAGCGCCTTTGTTTAAGGCTCCTGCCGTTATCAACGGCGAAGAAATCGTTCAGGACTTCTCATTGGAGCAGTTCATAGGCGAAAAGGAAGTTGTTTTCTTCTTTTACCCCAAAGACTTCACTTTCGTTTGCCCTACCGAAATTCTCGCTTTCCAGGAAAAACTCGCTGAGTTTGAGAAGCGCGGCGTTGCCGTTGTAGGTGCGTCTACAGACACAGAGGAGACTCATCTCGCTTGGTTGCTCACTGCCCGTGACAACGGAGGCATCGAAGGCGTAACTTACCCGTTGGTAGCCGACGTATCGAAGACCATCGCCAACAACTACGGCGTTTTGGCCGGTGACTGGAACTACAGCGAAGAAGGCGAGCTCGTTTTCGAAGGTGCGCCGATCGCTTACCGCGGTACTTTCCTGATCGACAAAGCCGGTATCGTTCGTCACGAAACCGTGAACGACTTCCCGCTTGGACGTAACATCGACGAGATGATCCGTTTGGTGGACGCTCTTCACCACGTTGAGAAGCACGGCGAAGTTTGCCCGGCTAACTGGGAAGAAGGAAAAGAGGCTATGGAAGCTACTCGCGAAGGCGTTTCTAGCTACCTTTCGTCGAACAAATAAGAGAGTCCCGGCTTTACGGCCGAAGATTTTAATGCAGAAAAACGCCTTTCCGGTAATTTGCGGGAAGGCGTTTTTTATTTTTAGCGGGTCCGGGTATGCCTGAATTGTCCGGGTATGCTTATTTTTGGGGAAATTTCTGGGTCGGAAAGTTTTTTGGCTCAGGTCGATAAGATCAGACCATGACGATTTCAAAAATTGTATATAACGTAGCCATGGGGGCAATGGCCGCGGGTGTCCGTGTGGGTGTTTTGTTTAGCCCGAAGACAAAACAGTTTGTCGAAGGGCGGAAAGGTTTGCTGGACAATCTGCGCAAGGAGTTTTCGGGCAATGAAAGTCCGCTCGCTTGGTTCCACTGCGCCTCTTTGGGGGAGTTTGAACAGGCCCGGCCCGTAATGGAGATGTTCAGAAAAGAATATCCCGACTATAAAATCGTGCTGACTTTCTTTTCCCCGTCGGGTTACGAGGTCAGGAAAAACTATGAGGGAGCGGACTATATCTGCTACCTGCCTTTGGATAGCGGAAGCAACGCCAAAGCGTTTCTCGACGCTATAAATCCGTCGATCGTGTTTTTTGTCAAATACGAATTCTGGTACCATTACTTCTCGGAAATCAAGCGCAGGAATATCCCGATGATATTGTTCTCCGCCATTTTCAGAAAAAGCCAACCGTTTTTCAAAGCTTACGGCTCCTTGCACAGAGAAATGCTGGATTGTATCACGAAAATTTTCGTGCAGGATTCGGACTCAATTGCTTTATTGAAGAAAATTGGAAAGACCGAAGCCCAAGAAGCCGGAGATACCCGGTTTGACAGGGTAAGCGCCGTTTGCGCTGAAGCGAAAAGGGTTCCTTTGGTGGAAAGCTTCAAAGGCGATAGCAGACTGATGGTAATCGGCAGTAGTTGGCTTTCGGATATGAAAGTGCTCTATCGGTTGATTAATCAGGAATACGAGAACCTGAAGTTTGTGATTGCGCCGCATAACCTGAAAGAGGCGGAAATGCAGACGATGGAAAAATCGATCCGTAGGCGAACAATACGCTTTTCCGAAGCCGATTCGAATAGCGTAAGGCGTTCCCAAGTCATGATTATCGATAACTTCGGGATGTTGTCTTCCATTTACCGTTACGCGGATTTCTCGTATATCGGCGGTTCCTTTAACAAAGGATTGCACAACACGCTGGAAGCGGCGACATTTGGCGCCCCGATTTTCTTTGGAAATGACGAAACGAACGCCAAGTTCAAAGAAGCGAAAGCTTTGGTGGCTTGCGGTGGCGCTTTCGAAATTGCGGATTCGGATGAATTGAAAAAGAAATTCGACGAGGTTTTCGAAGACGAGAAGGCCAGGGAAGAGGCGGCGACGGCTTCAGCGGATTATGTGGCCCAAAACACCGGAGCCAGCGAAATGATTATTGACTATACAAGAAAGCTTTTAGCCAGATGATGGAAGGATTGGTTTTGCGTTCGACGGGATCGTGGTATGAGGTGGAAACCGCCGCCGGCGATGTTTATAATTGCCGTTTGCGCGGTAAGTTCAAGATAAAAGGGCTGAAAGTGACCAATCCTATCGCCGTGGGCGACCGGGTGAAGTTTGAGCTTGAGGATTCGGAGGAGCAGACTGGCGTGATCCAGAATATTGTTCCGCGCGAGAATTACATTATCAGACAATCGAGCCGTAAGGTTCATTACGGACACATCATCGCGGCGAATCTTGATCAAGCCATTTTGGTCGTGACACTGGTGATGCCGAGAACGTCTTTCGGCTTTATCGACCGTTTTCTGGTTTCGGCCGAGTCTTACCACGTACCGGCGGTATTGGCTTTCAACAAAAGCGATCTGCTGGAAGAGGAGGACAAAGAGTACCAAAGCCAAGTAATGGCCATGTACGAGCGGATCGGTTACAAATGCGTGGAAATATCGGCGCTGGAAGGAACGGGCGTGGAGGACTTCGAAAAAATGCTGAAAGGAAAAGTCTCGCTTTTGGCCGGCCATTCGGGCGTGGGAAAATCGACGCTGACCAACCGCATCGATCCGGAAATTGGCCAGCGTACGGCCGAGATCTCGCAGTTCGCCAACAAAGGCGTGCATACGACCACTTTCGCCGAGATGTTTAAGCTGGAAGAGGGAACTTATCTGATCGATACGCCGGGAATTAAGGAATTGGCGCTGTTTGAGTTTAAAAGCGAAGACATTGCGCAATATTTCCCGGAGATGAGAGAATATGCGTCCGAATGCCGTTTTCATAACTGTACCCACGACCATGAGCCCGGTTGCGCCGTGCGGAAAGCCGTAAAAGCTGGCAAAATCTCGCTCACAAGATTCGACAGCTACATGAGCATGCTCAAAGGCGATGACAATAGAAGATAGTCTCTGGACGATCTATTTTTACGCTTTACGCTTTAAAATATTTGAACCAACTCTAGCCGGTTGGTTTTTTGTTTTTGCGAAAGCATGAAGAATAGAAAAGTGGAATTGGCCTTGCGTTCCGTCAGCGGTTTTGCCTTGGCGGTGATCGGCGTAAACGCTTCGATTCGTTTTTTTTCTGAAATGGAATCAGACCGTTTCGCTATCGTATTGGCTATTTTGGCGCTGGGTTCCGCTTCGTTATTATTTCTGAACAGAAAAAAGCGATTGGCCAGCGTAGCCGGTTTTTTGGCTTTGGGAGGGGAGTTGTTTTTCGGCGATGGAGTTTCGTTGCCGGTTTTGGTGTTTTTGCTTTTCGCCTTGGCCTATGTGTTCAGGGAAAAAACAAGCCGGAAACCCTCCGCGAACGGACGGAGAATTTCCGGCTAGCCGATTAATAAAGCCAAGAAGCGAAACGACGGAAAGTTCCCAGAACGTGTTCCGTGCCTGGATTTTTCCCGATTTCGAATCCTTTTGATAAATATTTGTTCAGCTTTTCGGGTAGGTTGTTTCTCTTGCCGAAAATTCTATTCGTAAGAGGGCCGAAAAGATAATTCAAAACCAGACCCGAGAAGAAAGAGATCGCCGTGTAAGTGGCGTTTAGTTCAAGACGCAAATCGCTGGTGAAATACGTGATCAGAATTCCGGGCAAAATGAACAAAGCGAACCGGAACCAAAGCACCGCGCCTTCTTCGTAAAAGTTCTTGGTCCGAACGCCCACTGCCCAAACGGCAAGCATTTCCACGAGCCGGGCCAAAAGCACAGCGAATGTCACGTTCCAGAAAATTCCCCGATAATCCGGCGACAATTGCGTCGCCCAGATCAAAAGGGCGATTTTTCCCACGGAAAGCACCGAATGCGTCCATTCCGCCTTTTTCCCTCTCGGCAATTGGCAAACTGCCTTTTCGAAGTGATCTTTCACGCCCCATTTCGACACCGAGGCGCTGGATTTCGTCTTAAAAAGTTTGACCGTGACCGGATGGCCGTCGGCTTTTCCGCCTCCGAAGGCGCAGTTTCCGTCTTTGCTCATGAAAAATCAGTTTTTGATTTGGTCAAATCCCTGCCCGTAAACGCCGACGACATTCGCCACCGACACAAAAGCGTCCGGATCTTCGTGTTTGGCGATGCTCAACACCCGCGAATACTCCGATTTGCGGACAATCACCATTATAATTTTCTTTTTCTCCTGAGAATACCAGCCCGTTCCGTCCAGAATAGTCAACCCGCGGTCCACTTCTTTTTCTATACGTTTGGCTATCGGTTCGAAATTATTCGAAAATATAAATAATTGTACCGAAGCGTTCCGGCCCGTGAGTACGGAATCTACCACATAAGTCATCGAAACCATCACAACCGAAGCGTAAACGATGGCCGTAGGCGAACGGAAAACAAAAAACGACGCCCCGATAATCACCATATCCATATAAAGCAAAAGCTTGCCGGGCGAAGCGTTGCGGTATTTCATGATAATGGTGGCCAAAATGTCCGTACCGCCCAAACTTCCGCCCTGCGCAAGCACCATCGCCGCGCCGATACCGGAAATTACGCCGCCGATGATGGCCGCCATAAAACGTTCGTCTACTACGGGCTCGGTAATAAATTGCTGGACAAGCCAGAACATTATTGAGCCGAGCAAAACCCCGTACACGATTTTTAAACCGTAGGCTTTGCCCACATGGCGAATACCGACGGCGAGTAAAGCCACGTTTGCCAGCAAATAAGTGTAACTGACCGGAATACCGGTTACTTGGTACACCAAAATACTGATGCCGCTAACGCCACCGCCTGAAATATTGGACGGGATAACAAACGCTCCCCAGCCCAAGACAAACAGCATAATCCCCACGGTAATAATCGAATATTCCCGGACAATTCTTAACGTTTCCTTATTCATAACTGTCTTCTCACGAAGTGTATAATTCGTATTATGGCGCGAAAGTATGAAGCTTGTTCCAATTTTCTTACTCCAACGAGTCGTAAGCTCCGAGTTTTTCGTTTCGCCACCAATTTTGTGTAAGATGTATGTATGCTTAAGTCTTTTTCTGATAAAAAAATCACTTGTTTTATAAAAGGTTTAAATGGAAATAAGTATACTTGTGATGTTAGTTGATCGAAATACTATTTAACGACGCTAATTTGAAATTTAATTAAAAAAAGATGGGGTTTGGATTTTGTTTTTCATTTTCCCTCTTGTTTTGAATTTTATCGGGATTTTGGCTGGAAATCGCACGCAGATTTACAGCCGGTTTTCGGAGGATAAAAAATTACTATTGGTTTATACTTAGAAAGATAATATCTCAACTCTCTAATTTTTTGTCGATGGCGGGTGCTTTTACCCGCTATTTTTTTGCCCGAAAAAAAACATTCAGAGAAATCCCGGATTTTCGGGGCTTTGTGCCAGAATTGAAAAGTAAAGCGTAAAAATAAGGAGCAATGAAAAAGCGCTGTAATAATATTGTGAAGGCGAATAAATGAAAAAAGTTCCGCGCGTTTCTGGGTGAAATTCCCTTTGACGCACGGAACTTGAAAAAATATCTGTTGCGGGCTATTGTCAGATCACGATATTTTTATCGGATTCGCTCCAGCCCATTTCTTTTAGCTTTTTGGTGTTATTCTTACGTGTGCGTTCCACTTTGTCCTTAGTTTTTTCTCGCTCTTCTTCAGTCATCTTATCCCAGCGCTGTTTTCCCACGAAACCGTTCCATTGTGTCGAGCCGTAATACGGATTTTGTGCGAATTTTTCGCCGTGGCCTTTCATTCTCGGATCGCCGGTTTTCGACAAGTATTCTTTTAACTCCGTGAACATCGAGTTTTTTGTTTCGGTAAAGGCCGGATTATCGGCGAGATTTTCGTTTTGGTACGGATCTTTTTTCACGTTAAAAAACTCCACCTCCGGACGCTTTCCGAAATTCATACGGTAAAACTTCCCTATTTCCGGATCATATTTCCCAGCTAGCAGAAAATCCTTCGTAGGACCGCTGTCAACATCGCCGTAAGGAAGGAAATTACGGTTGTTTTCCGGTGAAATGTCTCCGGACGGATACATGTCAGGCGTCAAGTTCCAAATCAGAAGATAATCGTCACGGCGGATTGCCCGGCTTGCGTAAGCTACGCCGTCAGCGTACGAATATGCGTGGCGCTCACGGTACGGGTAAGCCCGGTTACGAAGCGTTTTCAAGTTTTTTTCCGACTCCAAAGCCGGCAAAAGGCTCTGTCCGGTCATTCTTTCCGGAATTTTCTGGCCCGTGGCTTCCAGTATTGTCGGAGCGATGTCGATTAGGCTGACGATCTCGGAGATCCGCCGGCCTTTCTCGATTTTTCCTTTCCAATAAATCGCCAGCGGAACGTGCGCTCCGAATTCGTACAGATTCGCTTTGGCGCGCGGAAACGGCATTCCGTTATCCGACGTCACGATAATGAGCGTATTTTCGAGCTCGTTTTTTTCTTCCAGAAATTCGACAATATTTTTCAGGTGAGAATCATAGTGCTCGATTTCGAAGAAATAATCCGCCACGTCGCTGGAAATGGTCGAATCTTTCGGCCAAAAACCGGGAAGCGGGACTTGGGCCAGATTTTTTCCGCCGAGACTAACGCCGGTGCCAGTAACGTAAGGCCGGTGAGGCTCTTTGGCGCCAAACCAGAAGCAAAACGGTTGGTCAGGTTTTTTCTCGCCGTAAAATTGCTTGAAGTTTTCGGTGTAATCGATATTGGACAGCGCCCATGTACCTTTTATTATCTGTTTCTTTTTTGAGCTGTAGTTTTTTCCCGCCGGATTTTGCTTGCGTTTTCCGCCCATAATTCCCGGGCCCCAGCCTTTGCCGGTCATTCCCACGGCGTAACCTTTTTCCGCCAAAATATCGGTGTAAGCCAGCTGTTCGTCTCCGAAGCGTCCCCAAAGTGTGGACGTTTCGCCGAGTTCCCAGCCGTTACGGCCGGTAAGCGCGGCCGCGCACGAAGGCGTGCAGGACGGCGCCGAAGCGTAAGCGTTTTCGAAATAGGCCCCGTTTCTTGCCAGAAAATCGAAACCCGGAGTTTTAAGCTCAGGAATATTCTCCATGCCGGTGTGTTTCCAGCTTTGGTCGTCGGAAATCACAAAAAGTATATTGGTTTTTTTCCGGGGCTTTTCCGGCGCGCAGGATTGCGAAAGGGCAGCCATTCCGGCGACACCCAAAGTGAGCAAAGTTTTTTTCATATGCGTGGATCGAAAATATGAATGGGTCTGAAAGCCGGGCGAGAATCGGTCCTTAGACGAAAGGCGCAATATAATTTCTGGCGCGTGAGATACCGTGTACTATCAGATACCGAAATCAACTGAAAACAAAAAGGAGTAAATAAAATCATTTGTGATACACTCCGAATAAAGGAGCGGATAAGAAAACAATTATCGCTTTAAATGGAGCCTTTTTCTTATGCTGTTTTTTGATCTGTTAAGAGTTTATAAAAGTTATAATATGATTGTGTGTTCTTTGATCGTCTCTTGGTTATACCGCTCAAGGTAATGTTTTGCCAAAAAAATAAAATTATCATTAAGCTCTTGCGACTATATTGGTTTCTATCTGCTTATGCTCTACTTTCATTGCTGGCTCACTTTTTTATTGTCATTTTCGATGACTTTTATTCTAATAAAAGTTAGAAGAAGGAGCCGTTTTTTTTAACAAAAATTATTTGTGATATCGTCTAATGACCATTATGTGCATTAAAAAATTCAGTTTAAACTTTTCATTTGTTCTTTTCGTCATGTTTTCGGCGCTGATTTTTTCTGTCGTCCCTTTTTCAAAAGCTTTTGCGCAAAACGGAAAGATAACAGGTCGTATTTTCAACAAAATTAACAACCAAGCTGTACCTTTTGCCAATGTGGCGGTGATAGAAACAGGCAAAGGCGCCGTAACCGACGCCGACGGCAAGTTCGAAATAGCAGGACTTTCGCCGGGGCTTTACAATTTGCGCGCTTCGGCAGTCGGATTTTCGCCTAAGACCGTTTACGAGATCCGGGTTTTTAACTCAAAACCCGCCGTGGCCGATTTTGCGCTGGAAGAAAGCTCCACAAAACTCGAAGAAGTTTCGGTGACGGCTTCTTCTTTCGAAAAAACGGAGGAAAGTCCGGTCAGTTTGCGTTCTATCGGCGTGGATCAGGCGCGTAGAACGCCCGGCGCAAACCGTGATATTTCAAAAGCTTTGCGTTCTTTGCCCGGAGTGACGGGGACGGTTTCTTTTCGCAATGATATTATCGTGCGTGGCGGGGCGCCCGGCGAGAACAAATATTATGTGGACGGAATAGAAGTGCCCGTAATCAATCACTTTCAGACGCAGGGCGGATCCGGCGGGCCTGTTGGGTTGATCAACGTTGATTTCATCAAAAAAGTGAACTTTTATTCGGGCGCTTTTCCGGCGAGCCGGGGAAACGCCACAAGTTCCGTGATAGAATTTGAGCAGAAAGACGGCCGTGACGACGGTTTTGGGCTCAACGCCGTAATCGGCGCATCTGATATGGGACTAACGCTTGAGGGACCTTTGTCCGAAAAAACTACGGCCATATTTTCCGTGCGCCGTTCTTATCTCCAATTTCTGTTCAAAGCTTTGGATCTCTCTTTTTTGCCGACGTATAATGATGCCCAGTTTAAAATCAAGACACAGTTTAACGAAAAACATCAGCTGAGTTTTATCGGCTTGGGCGCTTTTGATGATCTTGAGTTGAATACCGACGCCAACGACACGAAAGAGCAGCGCTACACGCTCAGAAATATTCCGGTAAACGGCCAGTGGAACTACGCCGTGGGCGCAAAATACGTGTATTTCCGTGACAACGGATACGTGACGGCGATTCTGAGCAGAAATGCGCTTGACAATTGGGCGGAGAAATACGATAACAATGACGATTCCAAGCCGGAAAACCTGAGACTGGATTATAATTCGCGCGAAACGGAGACGCACCTTAGGCTCGAAACTTTTCGTGATTACGGAAAATACAGCCTCGGTTACGGCGCCAATTATACTTACGCCGAATATCTGTCGGAAACTTTTAACCGCTTTCCGTCGCAAAACGGAACGGTGACCAAAGATTTCCGCTCCACTTTCGGGCTCAACCGTTGGGGCGCTTACGTACAGGCCAA
It encodes the following:
- a CDS encoding TonB-dependent receptor, with product MFSALIFSVVPFSKAFAQNGKITGRIFNKINNQAVPFANVAVIETGKGAVTDADGKFEIAGLSPGLYNLRASAVGFSPKTVYEIRVFNSKPAVADFALEESSTKLEEVSVTASSFEKTEESPVSLRSIGVDQARRTPGANRDISKALRSLPGVTGTVSFRNDIIVRGGAPGENKYYVDGIEVPVINHFQTQGGSGGPVGLINVDFIKKVNFYSGAFPASRGNATSSVIEFEQKDGRDDGFGLNAVIGASDMGLTLEGPLSEKTTAIFSVRRSYLQFLFKALDLSFLPTYNDAQFKIKTQFNEKHQLSFIGLGAFDDLELNTDANDTKEQRYTLRNIPVNGQWNYAVGAKYVYFRDNGYVTAILSRNALDNWAEKYDNNDDSKPENLRLDYNSRETETHLRLETFRDYGKYSLGYGANYTYAEYLSETFNRFPSQNGTVTKDFRSTFGLNRWGAYVQANKTAANEKLTLSLGARVDANDYSSDMSNPLEQFSPRFSASYELDSQWVVNMNTGIFYQLPAYTVLGYRENSNAPLKNKENGLKYIRSTHFVAGVEHRVSDVTRITAEGFLKLYSQYPFLIRDQISLANLGGDFGVVGNDEVTSDGKGRAYGLEILVEQKLLKGFYGMLAYTLAWSEFADKNGDYVPSSWDSRHSVSLTAGKKFKKGWEAGLRWLFSSGAPFTPYDLPASVAVRDGGVVPTAGVLDYGKLNTERADVYQTLDLRVDKKFFYKTWTLGLYLDIQNLTGSKFLGKENIDIQRDDAGVAVINPANPSEYAYELLKNESGTTIPTIGVIIEL
- a CDS encoding 3-deoxy-D-manno-octulosonic acid transferase, yielding MTISKIVYNVAMGAMAAGVRVGVLFSPKTKQFVEGRKGLLDNLRKEFSGNESPLAWFHCASLGEFEQARPVMEMFRKEYPDYKIVLTFFSPSGYEVRKNYEGADYICYLPLDSGSNAKAFLDAINPSIVFFVKYEFWYHYFSEIKRRNIPMILFSAIFRKSQPFFKAYGSLHREMLDCITKIFVQDSDSIALLKKIGKTEAQEAGDTRFDRVSAVCAEAKRVPLVESFKGDSRLMVIGSSWLSDMKVLYRLINQEYENLKFVIAPHNLKEAEMQTMEKSIRRRTIRFSEADSNSVRRSQVMIIDNFGMLSSIYRYADFSYIGGSFNKGLHNTLEAATFGAPIFFGNDETNAKFKEAKALVACGGAFEIADSDELKKKFDEVFEDEKAREEAATASADYVAQNTGASEMIIDYTRKLLAR
- a CDS encoding sulfatase, yielding MKKTLLTLGVAGMAALSQSCAPEKPRKKTNILFVISDDQSWKHTGMENIPELKTPGFDFLARNGAYFENAYASAPSCTPSCAAALTGRNGWELGETSTLWGRFGDEQLAYTDILAEKGYAVGMTGKGWGPGIMGGKRKQNPAGKNYSSKKKQIIKGTWALSNIDYTENFKQFYGEKKPDQPFCFWFGAKEPHRPYVTGTGVSLGGKNLAQVPLPGFWPKDSTISSDVADYFFEIEHYDSHLKNIVEFLEEKNELENTLIIVTSDNGMPFPRAKANLYEFGAHVPLAIYWKGKIEKGRRISEIVSLIDIAPTILEATGQKIPERMTGQSLLPALESEKNLKTLRNRAYPYRERHAYSYADGVAYASRAIRRDDYLLIWNLTPDMYPSGDISPENNRNFLPYGDVDSGPTKDFLLAGKYDPEIGKFYRMNFGKRPEVEFFNVKKDPYQNENLADNPAFTETKNSMFTELKEYLSKTGDPRMKGHGEKFAQNPYYGSTQWNGFVGKQRWDKMTEEEREKTKDKVERTRKNNTKKLKEMGWSESDKNIVI
- a CDS encoding YitT family protein, yielding MNKETLRIVREYSIITVGIMLFVLGWGAFVIPSNISGGGVSGISILVYQVTGIPVSYTYLLANVALLAVGIRHVGKAYGLKIVYGVLLGSIMFWLVQQFITEPVVDERFMAAIIGGVISGIGAAMVLAQGGSLGGTDILATIIMKYRNASPGKLLLYMDMVIIGASFFVFRSPTAIVYASVVMVSMTYVVDSVLTGRNASVQLFIFSNNFEPIAKRIEKEVDRGLTILDGTGWYSQEKKKIIMVIVRKSEYSRVLSIAKHEDPDAFVSVANVVGVYGQGFDQIKN
- a CDS encoding peroxiredoxin yields the protein MSLVGKKAPLFKAPAVINGEEIVQDFSLEQFIGEKEVVFFFYPKDFTFVCPTEILAFQEKLAEFEKRGVAVVGASTDTEETHLAWLLTARDNGGIEGVTYPLVADVSKTIANNYGVLAGDWNYSEEGELVFEGAPIAYRGTFLIDKAGIVRHETVNDFPLGRNIDEMIRLVDALHHVEKHGEVCPANWEEGKEAMEATREGVSSYLSSNK
- the rsgA gene encoding ribosome small subunit-dependent GTPase A, giving the protein MMEGLVLRSTGSWYEVETAAGDVYNCRLRGKFKIKGLKVTNPIAVGDRVKFELEDSEEQTGVIQNIVPRENYIIRQSSRKVHYGHIIAANLDQAILVVTLVMPRTSFGFIDRFLVSAESYHVPAVLAFNKSDLLEEEDKEYQSQVMAMYERIGYKCVEISALEGTGVEDFEKMLKGKVSLLAGHSGVGKSTLTNRIDPEIGQRTAEISQFANKGVHTTTFAEMFKLEEGTYLIDTPGIKELALFEFKSEDIAQYFPEMREYASECRFHNCTHDHEPGCAVRKAVKAGKISLTRFDSYMSMLKGDDNRR